The genomic window CGCGCCGATCGGCGGATCCTGGTCGGGAGAGCGGTGATGCAGCGCACGGACGGCGTCATCCGGGCGGCTGCGCGCCCGGAGCCCCAGCCACCTGTCACTGCAGCTGATGCCATTAGCCATCGCAGGCGATGGGACTGGCCGCGGGGAAACGGGACCGCTCGACGAGAAGGTGGCGCGTCGCAGCCATCCGCCTGGCGACGACGCCGAGCGTGCCGGTGACAGGGACGACGATGCAACGCCGTGGACGCCAGATCCCCGGGGTGGCACGCGCGGCAGACACCAGGTCACGGGTGGCACGCGCGGCTGACACCAGGTCACGGGTAGCACGCGCGGCAGGCACCAGGCCACGGGTGGCTGCGCGGCTGAGATCAGGTCGCGGCCGGCATGTGGTGGCCGCCGCCGATCGGGATCGATCAGCTCGTAGCGTCCCGGCCACCGCGTGCGCAGCCTGGTGCGGGGGTCCGCCTCGTCCGCGACGAGCACCGTGTCCCCGGTGTCGGCGTCGATCGCGGTACGTCAACGGCCGGTGGCGCCGTCATGCCGACCGCGTGGTGCCGGCGTGCGTTCGGCACTGGAGGTCCATGGCCGGATGACGGGCCGACCTCGGTGGCCGTGGGCTGCGCTGTGTGGTCGTGCATGCCGACGGACTGCCTCGATCTCACCGGCATGCGACCGGCTCGGTCGCAGCGGACGGTGGTCGCGCTTGTCGCGGCCGTCGGCCGGACAGGCGAGTCCTCAAGGTCTGCGCGCCCGGACGAAGCGCAGGCGGCCCGTCAGGTCGGCCAGAGCGCCGACAGCGGAGAGTCCCGCCGCCTGCGCGTGGTCAGCGGCCTGGCCGACCCGTCGTTCGTCGAGTTCGAGCAGCAGCCATCCGCCGGGGCGCAGCCACTCCATCGCCAGTGCGATCAATCGGTCCGAGACCTCGTGGCCGGTCGGACCGGCGATCAGCGCGGTGGAGGGATCCCAGTCGGCTACCTCCGGAGGCACGTCCGCGAGCTCGTCCTCGGCCAGGTACGGCGGATTGGAGATCAGCACGTCCACCGTGCCCTGCAGCGCGTCGGGCACCGGTTCCAGCAGATCCCCCGGTCGCACGTCGACGTCGACGCCGAGGCGGGCGGCGTTGTCGACGGCGAGCGCGACGGCGGCGTCATCCACATCGGTTGCGATGACCTGCACGTCCGGGCGCTCGACTGCGATGGCGCACGCCACCGCGCCACTGCCTGTGCAGGGCTCGACCACGATGGCACCGGTGGGCAGCAGCTCGAGCGCGAGCTCGACGAGCAGCTCCGTCTCGGGCCGGGGCACGAAGACGCCCGGACGCAGCATCAGGTCGTGCGCTCGGAAGCCGGTCGCACCGAACACCAGCTGGAGCGGCTCGCGCGAGGCGCGGCGGTCGACGAGGCGGTCGAGTGCGGCGGCTTTGTCGGCGTCGAGGACGTCTGCCGACCGGCGCACCAGCTCCGCCGCCGACCACCCCAGCACGTGGCGGACCAGCCACCGGGCCTCAGTGCGCGGCGAGTCGATCCCCGCGTCCGCGAGCCGTCCGGTG from Euzebyales bacterium includes these protein-coding regions:
- the prmC gene encoding peptide chain release factor N(5)-glutamine methyltransferase, producing the protein MIVAPPTVAAALDEITGRLADAGIDSPRTEARWLVRHVLGWSAAELVRRSADVLDADKAAALDRLVDRRASREPLQLVFGATGFRAHDLMLRPGVFVPRPETELLVELALELLPTGAIVVEPCTGSGAVACAIAVERPDVQVIATDVDDAAVALAVDNAARLGVDVDVRPGDLLEPVPDALQGTVDVLISNPPYLAEDELADVPPEVADWDPSTALIAGPTGHEVSDRLIALAMEWLRPGGWLLLELDERRVGQAADHAQAAGLSAVGALADLTGRLRFVRARRP